From a single Oreochromis niloticus isolate F11D_XX linkage group LG3, O_niloticus_UMD_NMBU, whole genome shotgun sequence genomic region:
- the LOC109197416 gene encoding butyrophilin-like protein 8, with protein sequence MKVHVYENGSDHPDKQDNHYKGRTEMKKDLLTSGDLSLTLKDPKVGDSGKYGCQVNSKEAWRYKRLWLTVTENNQAKKHTEDIRISSTDHLV encoded by the exons AtgaaggtccacgtgtatgagaacggTTCTGACCATCCTGACAAACAGGACAACCATTACAAAGGTCGAACAGAGATGAAGAAAGACCTGCTGACatctggagacctcagtctgaccctgaaagaccCCAAAGTGGGAGACAGTGGGAAATACGGCTGTCAGGTCAACAGCAAGGAGGCCTGGAGATATAAGAGGTTGTGGCTCACAGTCACAG AGAATAATCAGGCCAAGAAACACACAGAAGACATCAGGATCAGCTCCACTGATCATTTAGTTTGA
- the LOC109197000 gene encoding E3 ubiquitin-protein ligase TRIM39-like has product MDGWMDGSKIKSSSRAAVESCLSLKEDSLESIRFLSATVSADRSAANNLRSEDQFLCSICLDVFTDPVTTSCGHNFCKTCISQHWDMNQSCQCPMCKETFYTRPQLRVNTFISEMVAQFRREAQQKASSSSSEQQAAKPGEVPCDVCTGTRLKALKSCLVCQTSYCQTHLEPHLTVKHLKRHQLIDAVENLEGRMCTKHDKPLELFCKTDQTCVCMLCSVLDHKNHEFVPLREEYEGKKAELEKTEAEIQQMIQKRRLKIQEITESVKMSKDAADRQKAEGVQVFTALMESVERRLKELMKEIEDKQETTEKQAEGLIKDLEQEISELMERSSEVEQLSRSEDHLHLLLSFSSLKAAPPTKDWTEVRVHPPSYEGTVGRAVAQLEETIRKPMKKKLFEAELQRVQQYEVDVTLDPDTAHPALILSDDGKQVYHSDVRKNLPDNPERFSQCVCVLGEQSFSSGRFYFEVQVKGKTDWDLGVATESINRKEEITLSPQDGFWTVWLRNGNEYEALASPSVRLYLHPGPEKVGVFVDYEEGLVSFYDVGAAALIYSFTGCSFTHKLHPFFSPCKNDGGKNSAPLIICPVNQTESIND; this is encoded by the exons atggatggatggatggatggatctaaAATCAAG agcagcagcagagctgcagtcgAGTCCTGTTTGTCTCTAAAAGAAGATTCACTGGAGTccatcaggtttctctcagcaacagtg AGTGCAGACAGGTCTGCTGCCAACAATCTGCGATCTGAAGATCAGTTTCTGTGCTCCATCTGTCTGGATGTGTTCACTGATCCAGTCACTACATCATGTGGACACAacttctgcaaaacctgcaTCAGTCAGCACTGGGACATGAATCAGAGCTGTCAGTGTCCCATGTGTAAAGAGACTTTCTACACTAGACCTCAGCTGAGGGTCAACACCTTCATCTCTGAGATGGTTGCTCAGTTCAGACGTGAagctcagcagaaagccagcagcagcagctcagagcaACAAGCTGCCAAACCAGGAGAAGTTCCTTGTGACGTCTGCACTGGAACCAGACTGAAGGCCCTGAAGTCCTGCCTGGTGTGTCAGACCTCTTACTGTCAGACTCACCTGGAGCCTCATCTGACAGTGAAACATCTGAAAAGACATCAGCTGATTGATGCTGTGGAGAACCTGGAAGGCAGGATGTGTACGAAGCACGATAAACCTCTGGAGCTGTTCTGTAAGACCGACCAGACATGTGTCTGCATGCTCTGCTCTGTTTTAGACCACAAGAACCACGAGTTTGTTCCTCTGAGAGAAGAATATGAAGGAAAGAAGGCAGAGCTGGAGAAGACAGAGGCTGAGATTCAGCAGATGATCCAGAAGAGACGACTGAAGATTCAGGAGATCACAGAGTCAGTGAAGATGAGTAAAgatgctgcagacagacagaaagcagaagGTGTTCAGGTCTTCACTGCTCTGATGGAGTCTGTTGAGAGACGCCTGAAGGAGCTCATGAAGGAGAtcgaagacaaacaggaaactaCAGAGAAACAGGCTGAAGGTCTCATCAAAGATCTGGAACAGGAAATCTCTGAGCTGATGGAGAGAAGCTCTGaggtggagcagctctcacGCTCTGaagaccacctccacctcctcctaaGCTTCTCCTCCCTGAAAGCTGCTCCACCCACCAAGGACTGGACAGAGGTCAGAGTTCATCCACCATCATATGAGGGGACTGTGGGGAGAGCTGTGGCTCAGCTGGAGGAGACAATCAGGAAACccatgaagaagaagctgtttgaGGCTGAGCTGCAGAGGGTGCAGCAGTATGAGGTGGATGTGACTCTGGATCCTGATACAGCTCATCCTGCTCTCATCCTGTCTGATGATGGAAAACAAGTTTATCATAGTGATGTGAGGAAGAATCTTCCAGACAACCCAGAGAGattttctcagtgtgtttgtgttttaggaGAGCAGAGTTTCTCTTCAGGAAGATTTTACTTTGAGGTTCAGGTTAAAGGGAAGACTGACTGGGATTTAGGAGTGGCCACAGAGTCGATCAACAGGAAGGAAGAAATCACACTGAGTCCTCAGGATGGTTTCTGGACTGTGTGGCTGAGAAATGGAAATGAGTACGAAGCTCTTGCTTCCCCTTCAGTCCGTCTCTATCTTCATCCTGGTCCTGAGAAGGTGGGGGTGTTTGTGGATTATGAGGAGGGTCTGGTCTCCTTTTATGATGTaggtgctgcagctctgatctaCTCCTTTACTGGCTGCTCCTTCACTCACAAACTCCACCCATTCTTCAGTCCCTGTAAAAATGATGGAGGTAAAAACTCTGCACCTCTGATCATCTGTCCTGTCAATCAAACTGAGTCGATCAACGACTGA